ATACTATGCTATAAACCATTTAAAAAATCGAATTAGCCTTAAGTGTAGCATTGCATGGATCAAAATAGACTACTATGGGTTAATGATGATATACAgcatggtgtaggcctattagacTAGTGTGTGGTGTATGGAATGACCCTTTTATGGGTGGGAGGGAAGAGGATAAGGTAGCTTACAGCACACTTGACGGGCCTGAAGGACAGCATGTGCTCGGTACGATAACTGCTGTTGCCACTCCAGGCCTCGTAGCAAGGGTAGTCACCCTTCTCCAGGATGAACTGCTGGCCCTGGAACTCAGGGTACTCGTAACCCACCCAGCTGGGGAAGTAAAGAATTAAAGAAGTAAAGTAAAGGAAGAAAAGAATGCAGAGGGGAggacaacagagagaaagatgagagagaaagagagagagaagatgatggTTAATATAATGATGAAATGTTTAGCTTTTGTTACTGCTACTGTCGAATTACTACACAAAGTAGGCACTTAATGGTCAACGACCCAGCTGAAATGCTTTTGCAGTGAGGTAtgatgtcctctctctctctctctctctctctctctctctctctctcagactcactcactctctctctctctctctctctctctctctcagactcactcactcactcactcactcactttctctctctctctctctctctctcaaacttcTTCTGTCCCACTcttatctctgtttctctctctgtccgttTGGAGACTTACGGGCCATTGTCCACCTTGATGGAGCGGATCTTCTGGAAGTTTCTCTCCAGGATGTTGGGGCACTCGAGCGAGAACTCGCAGCGCTTGCCCTGGAAGTACTCCTCCTCGAAGACAGTGATCCTCCACTGCCCTCTCTGATCCATCATCTGTTGCTGATTCATGATGGCCGCCTGAGTGTTTTGCTCTCTCCGGCTGCAAAAGggtcacatgaaaaacacagtcAGTTCTGCTGAGAGCTACTCTTCTTGCCAGCCTACactatgcacttcacatgtctgtGAGATACTACACCAGAACTCAAGGGGGGGGGGATTTGAATGATAAATGAAACCTAGTCATTGACTTTGAAAAATATCCTGTGTGCATTTGGCCCATTGAAAAACAGACGTTGTTTAGGTGCAAGTCTGTCATTAGGAAACCTGGTTTAGCATTACTCCTAACATTACTTATTTGTGTGCGAGTCTACTAAAAGGATGTTTGGTTGTGCCCAGATACGAAGGATAATTTTCCTGCTCTAGTGTTTTGATGGAGATGAGCCACCATTAGAGCTCCAGTGATAAGCAGGAATAGATACACGCTCTCTTAAGGCCTTGGTAGAGTATCAGTTCAGCTTTGGCAGGCAAAGAATCCAGGACTGTAGGTCATGCTGAAGGGCAAGCGGCATGTAGCAATTCCAGCTTTAACAGAGTTCACAGGATGTCCATCTCCCATCAGTTTTGTTCTTAAGGTTGGCACTTTAGTTCTCCCAAATGTGGACATCAGAAGATGTTTCAACTCATCCTCGTCAAAACTGGACAAACCAAACTCATCTCCTCTATTGGCCAAAGTCTGGGTCATAGTGCTCTTTGATGGCACTGACCCGGCAGGTGTCCTAGGTATATGCTAGATTGGTTGGTGTGGTTGGTCGCCTCATGGCGTGGTGTGGCAGTGCGTGGCGTGGTAGCTCCATACTTACGTGcagagggtgggagagatgTGGCGTAATCTATGTCGGGGGTCTGTGCCTTGTGCTACGCTTATATAGGCGCCGTCACCCTGGTAACTGCAGAATCCGCAGCAGCTCTGCATGCTCAGCAGGCTGGCCTCAATGAGGCCCTAAGTCCTGCCTTTGTCTCCGGCAGGCTCAGATCCTCTGACTCATCAAAAACCCTGGTGTGTACCAGGCCTGGGAGCTGACTGACAGGGGACCCAAACAATGGCCGCTGCCCCTCATTGGCCGATGGAGACACAAAAGGGAACTGTGGGAGATTAACCTGGAACACAGAACAGCCTACCAGTGAGGCGTTTCCCTACCTCAATCCCTCCCCTCCATGTTTTTTATCTTCTTTTATCCttttttaaaaactttttttttgtattcagGTACACGGTAATGGATATTAAAAAGAGTAAACATAGCCCATTGTAATTTGTAATTAGAGTGTTTATTTACCTGTATTAGGGTTTGTTTTAactaacaagaaaaaaacatttgaaaaactTATGAGTGACAAGTTACAACAAATCATCATCAACACAGTTTAAAATGATGACTATGGCTTATTTTTCAGAATTTAAACAATCTGATCCCTAACAGAGGACAAGAAAAAACATTTCTCATAAACATGTCTCGTAGATGTCAGTTATTAGGGCCTCTTGGCGTTAGGATCGTGCAGCATTGTCAGGGCCGAGTGCATCACAAAGCCGACCATTCCACAGGCGACACCTCTGTCAGTGCCTGCATTCACTCTACATGATGGCTGTCAGGTGATCCTTTCACAGGCTTTGTGGTCTGCAGATGGGGCAATAGCTGGCAGAATCCTGCCTGAAGGCAATCCCTAAAACAAAGGACAAGACTTGCTAACCTCTTGTACGCAGAGAAATCACCGCAGCTGGAGCTGTGTCTAATGACATTTAGTTTTTTTAAGAGAACTTGCTAATTCAATATGTTTGCTATTGAGTCTAGTGACATCTAGTGATGAGATGACTCACTGCACAACAGAGTCTCAGTCTCCCTTTCAGAATGAATAATTTTACAGCAAGTTGGTTATGCATATACAGTCAGCCTTGACAAatgaagagctcttttccaaaacgctataaatccatgtttgaaaacattaataagtcatgttatttaattgtgtatttatcAATAAACTGTCAATAATCAATTGTGGTATTTTGATTGagtaaaataaatcaaataacaagaACCCAATTAAAGttccactgaaattacttggaaaacaacatttgaaaaaattatatatgaaaatacattaaaatggtggatatagcattttggaaaatAGCTCTTCAAATAGAACTCTATTTTCACTAATGCTTCTCTAGTCATTGTAATAAAGCCATGTATGCTGTCACAATTATAATAGCATATGTGACACCCTCCACATGTATTGCATTTACATTAGATGTATTAATTTGGCAGATGCGTTTAtacaaagcgacttacagcaatagaatTACATTTATATTAACATTGATATTAACTTTTAAGCATTTTAACAATTAAGCTACAGAGCTAGAGCAATATAATAACATTtaagttattaacaattaagcatttaaacatttaagctacagagctacagctatagaataacatttaagctacagtgcagaggaacTACAGCAAGGATGACGAGGCCAATGAAAAAGAAAGCAGAGGAGGATGAATGACGATACATATATGAAGCTTTAAATCAGTTTGACATAATATTGTACATGATTCATGCAAATATCCACAGGTGAGTGGaaacttactgaaataaattgcaaattgtgtgtgtgattagtaaCACTCACCAGTGCTCAGATTACCTCCCAGTTCCTTAGCAGGAAACTAAGTTAATGAAAAGATACATATggaaatgtttcctattatgCAAATTAGTGAATAGGACCTGGTCAAAGGTGAGACTGAGATCATTACAGTACGTGAAGGACATCAAGGACAGCTATGATTTGACTACCTACCTTGAAGCACTGTTAATGTGACTGGTTTTAGCAATATTCACAATGTTACATAACTATCTTTACAGTAAAACTGTAACAAAGAACAATTATTATGttgctattcatgggtttcatcaggtcccttgccaCAGGTGTATAACATCAAGCACCTagtttatgaatgcatggtgcttgattttatacacctgtggcaaGGGCTCTGATGAAACCTATGAATATTGGCTGAAAAATTATCTACTTCATAGAGTtagaaaatatgaaaatataaacTGACATTTAACAGCTAAATATCTAGATAGGTAATGCTTATGGTGCCATAAGACATGACAAGTTGTATGGCCTGATAACTTATGGCAACAATGACAGATATTTAGCACAAAGCATATTTTTAAATAACATAATTTAGTTTATTGTGTCATTTCAGACACAGGAGAGGTGGAAAATTCCTTGTTCTGTTGGTAGGGGATTTCCCATAGTGTCCAGTCAGAAACCAAAGctatttaaaggggaacttggcaactatttcaacgtaataaaccagtttagaaatcatttggatggttaaatgacctgttcctgtgaaaatggtgactttccccgctgcccctagcgtccccaggcggaaaaccaaccttgcagcattgagactaccgtcccggaaagagaagtgagaaacaagaaactcgttttaaatcgtgtttcttaccttgtaacatccacattgttctgccgaacttatgctaaccgtttcgcttgcttgtaaacaaatccatgtgctttattgttacctttttccacagtttgaaatagcataatgcacaatttctccagcagagggggaaatatagctaatcctgtcaagtttccctttaaaggaattatccggagtaaaatgcactttagatcaatttatggatgattgggagtacatacgttgagttgacatcaaaatcatgtaattcggatgtgttttaagaaagttcgattttaccgtttttagtcaaaactcgttagcctggaagtgaccagggcaagtcattttGCCACTACAAAAAGCTATTTATATACCTCTTCTatagttccaaacaacattacacttacgtggtagtgagtagagggtccctaaagccaagtatcccgaggtctttatgtggtcggatagagagtccagaatgaatttcatcaagccagtacctttccggaaatgttgctgctgcagatggggtctttaggggaaagtctgtagaagtcgattgccgagtgtggagtaacacactctggaaattcacaatttcgtcgccgttttaaaaaaaaaaaaaaaaacatagtctagtccatacaacttcatttcaatttcgaaagaaatactggactatttttttttttttaaaaacgtgaAGAAGGCACCTTCCTTCTTCAATGTTTTGTTGAATGGGTTCTTTGCACGAAAGGCTCTTAATGCGGCCGCtttgtgtttgaacctgcctctattgttaatgtaattagtgtctacacagACCCGGATGGGTGTTGCAACTAGTAAATCAGCATGTGATGAAAAAGAAGGATTTAAGCAAGTTAAAATGTATATTATTGGGAGAACAATATTGCAAAGAGCCCattaggcccacaacacctccaGAAGACTCAGCAGTGGTGTCTGGCGTCCCACAcccacctcccctccacacTCTGATGGGTTCTCtaccaacacattttttgttcattcctcttcattgctgtggccgtttatgatccaaccAGGAACATAACCAGACAAACACTTGATGCGGGCATCCACAAATACCAACCAATATCAACAAATTCTTCATTCAAtcctcttcgttgctgtggctgtttatgatctgatcagcaacataaccagaCCAAATACAAGCCCCTTAGTGGGAACCAACAAGTACCAAAATTATTATACACACATAATTATAGGTTAATATagggttttttccccccatcaTCAACTTCCTGAATTTCAACAATTCCCCAGACactgaaacaccggggcacatggaacttggtgggcatgtagccccactagacttttacggaaacatTTCATTCAGTCcctgtgctgggccccccgaaacccaaaaaatgcagtttttcttaaataactacctgaaccgtggcaccgatgatgacattttttttttatcaacctAGTCCATAACCATTcattgtgatttgccccccccccccccccaggtaaAAAATTGAAATGCAATATTATACTGCTTTAATCATCCCTATCTTCAGTTGAGATGTTCTGAACTGCACCAGAAttcatgtgtatgattaacctcaCATCCTCTGGGgatatgccaagttttgtggaatttcatccatgggggggcataaaataaattaatttatgtgtagaTTTAGTACATAAATTGTTGACTATACACCCATCGGcttgtagatggtggtgttgagcgaaaggttgctggtagaggatgatgaggagaggagctacAAGGCAgggctgtctcacacacactctctctcacaaacacacacacacacacacacgcacacaacgacacacgcatgcacacacacacacacatccacacgcacagacaagaatacacacacacacacacacacacacacacacacacacacacacactaacacacatacaagcatacacaaaagttgcaagagtaggggatggagttaggagatggagacaaattgacaagcctgatttatttttgcagagaggatgtacaggactgagcggcggttaTATTTTCTACAGCTACAACTGTTTTCAGGCAATTGTTCAGTTTTGCAGAGGCTGTCAGAGgttttgtgaatgtagtttgagatttggggtttgtgtttacagttttgagaaaaaggtggaaggtttaaaaaaaatgtgttttagcaacTCTTACTCTCTTTAAAACTCTTACTACTGACAGTGAAGACTAGCAAACTCATTCACACAATCTGTGGGAGGGAAGGTGATGTACAGACAAAGagattgagacagagagagagagggggggagaaatggaggtggggagagatagagaggtattgatagtaagagagagagaatgggaggggAGATGGAaggaaatggagggagagagagaactagagagagagagagagagagagagacattgagagctagagagagatggagagagagagaatgagagagagctagagagagagagaaagggggagggaggaatATGCCATCCCCTCCTGTACTGGTGCTGCAGCTCTCATTTAACTGGGAAATCAGCCATTTACATCAGCACATggctctcacagacacacctacagctaacacacacacacacacacacacagagagagaaagatacagagaaagagagattgagagagggggagagaaagagagcgagcgagagagagagagagagagagagacacacacaagaatgcacaaacaaacacaaacatgatcgctctctatctctttaACACTCTCTActgtatctctttctttctctctctctctcacacacacacacacacacacacaaacaatgatatctttgttcttcttcttgttaTTTTACAATGAAATTATTCAAAGCAAGCCAACACATCTTTGGTGGTATTGCAGCTGTTTTCGAAGGCAGGGGAGTAATATTTCAGAGACGTGTGTGAAGAAAAACTGAACACTGAGGGGAAATCTCAACCTTTGCATGCAAAACAGCAAGACTTTACTTTTTATGACTTATTCATAATTATTCAATTAAAACTTGCCACCTCCTCCCCTTGGGTCCAATATATTTTTCTTACTCTGTTTCTACATTAGACTGCTTTGGGAGGAGAGGGGTTGGGTGATGTATTTAAGCTCAATGACTCATTAGTGatttagactgtttttttttctctccccatTCATCAAGATTCTGGCCCACATGCTGAATCCACATACTataatgacaaacacacacacacacacatgcacaaacaccacacacacccagatacacactcacacacacacacacatgcacaaacaccacacacacccagatacacactctcacacacacatgtatgcgcatgcacacacacacacacacacacagacacacacatacacaaaaagacacacaccaaacaaagacacacacacacacacacacacacactccccggcTCCAGGCAACTTCATCAAAAGAGGTCTGTATTCATATTGGACATCACGGTGAGCTCAGCAACAGCACGTCAGAGAGATGCGGAGCGGTGGGGGTCGAAGGAGGTGGCCAATCAGCACGCAGGCCTGCCTGGACCTGCGAGAGGGCCAAGCAAACATGCCATGTTTACACATCTGTCCCCTTCTACTCCTCCTACCCGCCTCCTGCCTTTACCTGaggcctacgtgtgtgtgtgtgagtgtgtgtgtatgtgtgtgtgagagaaaaagagagaggggagaaagggagtgaaagagacacagatgtgtatgtatgtgtgcttgtgtatgcatgtgtgtgtgtggtgtttgtgtgtgtgtttgcatgtgtgtgtttgtgtgtgtgtgtgtgtgtgtgtgtgtgtgtgtgtgtgtgtgtgtgtgtgtgtgtgtaaggtgtgtgtaagagacagaTAAAGAAAGACTTATGCATGATataattattttctttatttaaaATGTCAGTCTCTGTCTATCAGTGCCATGGCCACAGTGTTTGGTCCAATAtatgcatgactgtgtgtgtgtgtgtgtgtgtttgtgtgtgtgtgtgtgtgtgtgtgtgtgtgtgtgtgtgtgtgtgtgtgtgtgtgtgtgtgtgtgtgtgcgtgctctaaAATCCATCCCTACCATGACAAcagatcctcctcctcctcagtgaTACTGCATTAACATCTCTGTGTTGTCAGGAAGTGTCTagaaaccacatacacacaattgtgtgagtttgtgtgtatttgttatttgtatgtatatgtatatgtgtatgtatatgcgactgtgttgtgtattgttgtgttgtgttgtgttgtgttgtgttgtgtgtgtgcaggcaggtgtgtgtgtgtgtgtgtgtgtgtgtgtgtgtgtgacgcacACTGTGGTGTGATCCATCCAGCTGTCCTCGTGTGCACACAAAGGCCTCCATGACAGAATGGTAATTTTACACTAGactaaatacaaacacacacacacacacacacacacacacacacacacacacacacacacacagagagagagagagagagagagagagagagagagagagagagaaagagagatgtccatgtcaattgttattattattactattaattGCTAATTTTTGGATGGACActtacagtcatgccaataaagctcattgaattgaaaattgaattgaattgaattgagagagagagacctagaacacacacacacacacacacacacacacacacacacacacacacacacacacacacacactcacctatacattcagagacaaacacacagacacagatattcACCTAGTCAGGCACTGTATAACTTATCCTGGCCATTCTCACAATGCAACAGTTACACCCATTTCACTGCCAAATTCCTAATTTGCATCAGAGGGCTTGATTCCATCTcagcatatgcaaacacagcagATGCAGGTGGCAGTGCCTGGAGTCATATGTGTACAACTACTGCAGGTCTAACACGCCTCCAATATGCTGTATATCACATAAGGCTTTAGAGAAATAATGTATTTCATGCCATGAGCTTGCTGAATTCGGAATTCGGTAATATCTGCATTTAGCTTCATATAGACATTTAATGCCTTAAACTTGGGACAGTAATGTTTGCATAAGCTTCATATAGACATTTAAAATCTTAGATGTGCATTCAATTTCATACACAGGAGTACATTTAATATTGCATCTGAATTGCTCCCTTGGTCTTTCCAGACTGAGTGTATGTTTATGATGCTGTGAGAATGTCATTGCTCCGTTGTATAACCGATTAGAGCTTGAATACTGGATTGGGAAATTACCTGTGCCACGTGTACTACTACCATGGCAACTAATCCATGGAAAAAAAGCAAGTGTGAAAAACAGGCCCTGAAAGCCctaaaccgtgtgtgtgtgtgtgtgtgtgtgtgtgtgtgtgtgtgtgtgtgtgtatgcgtgtgtgtgtgtgtgtgtgtgtgtgtgtgtgtgtgtgtgtgtgtgtgtgtgtgtgtgagagagagtatctgtgttgtgtgtgtgtgtgtgtgtgtgtgtgtgtgggcgtgcctgtgtgtgtaagtgtgtgtgtgtgtgagagagtatctgtgtttgtgcatctttTTTCtggttgtttgtttctttgagtGAGGTCACCTACACAGCTCCTATGCAACTGATACAGTTAGCATCACACAGAGACCATCATATGCTGGACCTGTGGACAGACACACCAAATGAATCACTCTCCAATGGCTGATCTTGGCCGTTGAACAGGCTCTAATAGCCAATCAGCAGAGGGGAAATAACCTTCAGGggctttgcatatttcataaGCCAGGTTTTAATATCTTTTAGAGCAGCACATGTCCCCTGGGGCTACACAGCTGACCGCAGCAGACCAGATCCCACTACCACACACAGTTCAAGCAAGCAACATCATCTGGACAGATCTAAAAACCCGACTTGATTCAATTACCAGCCACTAATTAAACATCTGCAGGATACAATTACATTTAAGATGAAGAATGCATACAGATAGTGTGTATTAGTTCAGCCAGTCACTATCTTAACTGCTTCACAGAGATGATTTAGTGAAGCAGCCAGTGAATATGTAAGATAAAATACACAAAGTATGGTAGGTTTTCTAGCAAAAACTAATGTGATTGTGTTCAAAACCTTAATTTGATTTTAAGGCCAGCAGGGTCAAGTCGGGGTAAACtatcagcttgtgtaggcctaatgttttttAGTTTGTTTAACTTAAGTCTGAATAGTAGGCACAACTAAATGTTGTTTGAAAGTGGGCTGTTTATTCTTTTTGAGGTAAGAAGTGAATGTTTGATAAATGAGTGAagaatttattttttctttcgtCACTGAATGAACAGGGTGATACGGCTCCCATGACTACAGCTCAACCAAATTGAGGCAGGGCAGATGGTAAGGGCAGCAGAGATGGAGCGACCAGAGCCGGCCGGAGTTAATGTTTGATCCTTTTGGGCCATTTGGTGAGTTTACGCATTAGCCTCATTGAAGCGATAACAGCCCTATTGACGAAGTTACCTTACCTGGCAACACGAGCGACCATCTCAATCTCAGACTCAAAACAAACACTTTGGAACAACTTTAGGTAAGGTAGACTATGAAGGTCTCAGGAAAAAAAACGC
The Alosa sapidissima isolate fAloSap1 chromosome 23, fAloSap1.pri, whole genome shotgun sequence genome window above contains:
- the LOC121698639 gene encoding beta-crystallin A2-like, with the translated sequence MQSCCGFCSYQGDGAYISVAQGTDPRHRLRHISPTLCTRREQNTQAAIMNQQQMMDQRGQWRITVFEEEYFQGKRCEFSLECPNILERNFQKIRSIKVDNGPWVGYEYPEFQGQQFILEKGDYPCYEAWSGNSSYRTEHMLSFRPVKCANHSDSKVTLYECQDFQGRKFEICDDYPSLQAMGWCSKEVPSIKINSGAWVAYQFPGYRGYQYILERDRRQGEFRNYNEFGTQAHTNQVQSIRRVQQ